The bacterium genomic interval CAATCATTGAGAATGTTCCGGCGGGAGTTTGTCAACAGTGCGGTGAAGAATATTATGAGGGTAAAATAGTGGAGGATATGGAACGATTAGTTGAATCCAAAAAGATTATAAAAACTATTCCTGTCAAAGTAAAAGATTATAGAGAGGCTATTGTAGTATAATACTGAATGCTTCCGAAAAAAGGGTGGTGTCTTAATCTAGTGTCGTGTTGAACAAATAAC includes:
- a CDS encoding type II toxin-antitoxin system MqsA family antitoxin, with product MVKEYDNCSFCGGKVIPQKVKVDYWWKGELTIIENVPAGVCQQCGEEYYEGKIVEDMERLVESKKIIKTIPVKVKDYREAIVV